A portion of the Sphingorhabdus pulchriflava genome contains these proteins:
- a CDS encoding peptidoglycan endopeptidase yields MEHGPQEIASRVLSQLGVPFRLHGRAKGVSLDCVGLVAIAIESYLDGRSVPQNYSMRGDFLNKVSDFFAALPFESQADGSATAAGDILLAEVGPSQLHLVVVTEDGWVHAHAGLRRVVRSTPQKDWEIIRHWRLNGE; encoded by the coding sequence ATGGAACATGGTCCGCAAGAAATAGCGAGCCGTGTGCTGTCACAGTTGGGCGTGCCCTTTCGGCTCCATGGTCGCGCCAAAGGCGTTTCTCTGGATTGCGTAGGGTTGGTCGCGATTGCCATCGAATCGTATCTCGACGGACGGTCTGTGCCCCAAAATTACTCGATGCGCGGCGATTTTTTGAACAAGGTCAGTGACTTTTTCGCTGCCTTACCATTCGAATCGCAAGCTGACGGTAGCGCAACAGCTGCTGGCGATATTTTGCTGGCCGAAGTCGGACCATCTCAACTTCACTTGGTGGTGGTGACCGAAGACGGATGGGTTCACGCACATGCGGGGCTGCGGCGAGTGGTGCGGTCGACGCCACAAAAAGACTGGGAAATCATCCGGCATTGGCGCCTGAACGGAGAGTGA
- a CDS encoding phage tail assembly chaperone — MARRLSGQTALILGWRPEEFWTATPAELLAIFSAALPASTEAVDAQSLANLMEQFPDAPTGGD; from the coding sequence ATGGCTCGCAGGTTATCGGGCCAGACAGCTTTGATACTCGGTTGGCGTCCAGAGGAGTTCTGGACAGCTACCCCCGCCGAATTGCTGGCCATTTTCAGCGCCGCATTGCCTGCGTCGACCGAAGCCGTCGATGCGCAGTCGCTTGCCAATTTGATGGAACAATTTCCCGATGCCCCCACCGGAGGTGATTAA
- a CDS encoding DUF2163 domain-containing protein, with amino-acid sequence MSDPWLEGPVTSTAYGWRLERRDGVTLCFTTHDRDVELEGIMYTASPGMVPTSIVETIGLETGGLDVRGALASDAITEADILAGRWDGARLEIFLFDWQHPDIGRRLLACGEFGSISLKDSEFEVEFLGPATRLKKPVAPFTSPTCRAKFAENDCGLNPGRFRREALATSGVSNTVNCAAAPLPNTEHLLSGELRWLQGPDCGQRHQILGVNGAQLEIYPPLSIPFTETRRIELLEGCDKTVATCASRFSNAINFRGEPYLPGNDLLTRYPGGN; translated from the coding sequence ATGAGCGACCCTTGGCTTGAAGGCCCAGTGACTTCTACGGCTTACGGCTGGCGTCTGGAAAGGCGCGACGGCGTCACCCTTTGTTTTACCACGCACGACCGCGATGTTGAATTGGAAGGGATAATGTACACGGCGTCTCCCGGGATGGTTCCGACCTCGATAGTCGAAACAATCGGCCTTGAGACCGGCGGGCTTGATGTGCGTGGCGCTTTGGCTTCCGATGCTATAACCGAAGCCGATATTCTTGCCGGCCGATGGGATGGCGCACGACTTGAAATTTTCCTGTTCGATTGGCAGCATCCCGATATTGGCCGACGATTGCTTGCCTGTGGCGAATTTGGCAGCATCTCCCTTAAAGATAGCGAATTCGAGGTCGAGTTTCTGGGACCAGCCACGCGGCTCAAAAAACCTGTGGCACCTTTTACTTCCCCAACATGTCGGGCAAAATTTGCCGAGAACGATTGCGGCCTCAATCCAGGCCGGTTTCGCCGCGAAGCGTTGGCTACATCTGGCGTATCCAATACTGTCAATTGCGCAGCGGCACCTTTGCCAAATACGGAGCATCTCCTCTCGGGCGAGTTGCGCTGGCTGCAGGGGCCTGATTGTGGCCAGCGGCATCAAATCCTGGGCGTTAATGGCGCCCAACTCGAAATTTACCCGCCATTGTCGATACCTTTCACCGAGACAAGAAGGATCGAACTTTTAGAGGGATGCGACAAGACCGTCGCCACCTGTGCGTCGCGTTTTTCCAATGCGATAAACTTTCGCGGTGAACCCTATTTACCCGGAAATGACCTGCTCACCCGTTATCCAGGAGGCAACTAA
- a CDS encoding DUF2793 domain-containing protein: MSDATFRFALPHLHVAQAQKETTYNEALLRIDGLLHCAVQDELQTAPNATPAESGKMWLIGGLPTGEWQGRAGMIAYWTGSAWRYFVPQPGMEIWHIGAAKALRFINNDWQSAQPVLPAAGGSVVDIEVRSQMEALIGELRAIGLLPS; the protein is encoded by the coding sequence GTGAGTGATGCGACATTCCGCTTCGCGCTTCCCCACCTGCATGTGGCGCAGGCGCAAAAAGAAACTACCTACAATGAGGCGCTACTTCGCATCGATGGGTTGTTACATTGTGCTGTACAAGATGAATTGCAGACCGCGCCAAATGCTACTCCCGCAGAATCAGGCAAAATGTGGTTGATTGGTGGCTTGCCGACCGGCGAGTGGCAGGGTCGGGCGGGTATGATTGCTTATTGGACAGGCTCCGCTTGGCGCTATTTCGTGCCGCAGCCGGGAATGGAAATTTGGCATATTGGGGCAGCCAAAGCGCTTCGATTTATCAATAATGACTGGCAATCGGCGCAGCCTGTCCTGCCGGCAGCCGGAGGCTCGGTTGTCGATATTGAAGTCCGTTCGCAAATGGAAGCGTTGATCGGGGAGCTAAGAGCAATTGGACTATTGCCAAGTTGA
- a CDS encoding phage tail protein: MATLVLTAVGSALGGPLGGAIGSMLGQRIDTAILGGGRTHEGPRLKELEVQTSSYGTQIPGIFGAMRIAGTVFWATDLVEHRSTSGGGKGRPATSSYSYSVSLAVALSSRPILRVGRIWADGNLVRGAGGDLKIDTQLRLYTGYADQLPDPLLSASEGLPLCPAYRGIAYAVFEDLQLADFGNRIPSLTFEVFERDTPVDIGDIAAIGSTGEISGPTAETLTGFALQGGSAREALTDLLAAFPIFVRPEGDRLRIYRTDSPTLQTHAIAAAASVGSSRLERPVRQRGSIDKLPNSVSIRHYEPARDFQLGVQRNRNSIGGMAELQIQLPAAIGAHRARHIAEQKWRILASALDTGTSRFPIGTASIELGDLAGEFGQHITEIEHGRGFVSVRTEHWPAPVAYTSQTSDAGRDVAAPDLLSGSTIIQIADLPLFDDHNATRPIVAVAACGTGDGWRRASLALRNGDQLQELGSTAPQAVIGQLLAPLPYHPATWIDQTNAVEIRLANEQMDLPPGTGSPFDPSAPTLLIGQELVRYGLAISLGGRDYRLRQLLRGFRATEQAIVDHLAAAHATLLDKATLLTPDLLSAPIGSTLFFEASGRGDSQPATQSLLVEARAIRPLPPVHISVERRDDGALVLRWIRRSRFDPGWQDFADQPLGEERLEFDVTISYGGSTLYSAIIQENSANVPASIIEGWGLPPGSNVDLQIRQFGQFAISQPATHSFQI; the protein is encoded by the coding sequence ATGGCAACCTTGGTTTTGACCGCCGTCGGATCTGCGCTTGGCGGACCGTTGGGCGGAGCGATTGGGTCAATGCTGGGCCAGCGAATAGATACCGCCATATTGGGTGGCGGGCGAACACACGAGGGCCCTCGCCTCAAAGAACTGGAGGTTCAAACTTCCAGCTATGGCACCCAAATTCCGGGGATTTTTGGTGCGATGCGGATTGCGGGGACCGTGTTCTGGGCAACGGATCTGGTCGAACACCGCAGCACCAGCGGGGGCGGAAAAGGTCGACCGGCAACATCCAGTTACAGCTATTCGGTCAGCCTTGCGGTTGCTCTCTCGAGCCGCCCCATCCTGCGCGTCGGCAGAATCTGGGCCGACGGGAATCTGGTTCGTGGGGCTGGAGGCGATTTGAAAATTGATACGCAGCTGCGGCTTTACACCGGGTACGCTGATCAGCTGCCTGACCCCCTTTTATCTGCAAGCGAGGGGCTGCCGCTGTGCCCGGCCTATCGAGGGATCGCTTATGCCGTGTTTGAAGATCTCCAGCTGGCCGATTTTGGAAACCGGATCCCGTCTTTGACTTTCGAGGTCTTTGAGCGTGATACGCCTGTGGACATAGGTGACATTGCCGCCATTGGTTCGACCGGTGAAATTTCGGGCCCGACCGCCGAAACGTTGACAGGTTTTGCGCTTCAGGGCGGAAGTGCACGGGAAGCCTTGACTGATTTGCTTGCAGCATTCCCGATATTTGTGCGGCCCGAAGGCGATCGATTGCGGATCTACCGGACCGACAGCCCGACATTGCAGACCCATGCCATAGCTGCTGCCGCATCAGTTGGTTCGAGCAGGCTTGAAAGACCTGTCAGACAAAGGGGATCGATCGATAAATTGCCAAATTCGGTCTCGATTCGACATTATGAGCCAGCGCGAGATTTTCAACTTGGTGTTCAGCGCAACAGAAACAGCATCGGTGGGATGGCCGAATTGCAAATCCAGTTGCCAGCTGCAATCGGTGCACACCGCGCAAGACATATCGCCGAGCAGAAATGGCGCATTTTGGCATCGGCGTTGGACACTGGCACGAGTAGATTTCCGATTGGAACTGCGTCCATCGAACTTGGTGATCTTGCAGGAGAGTTCGGGCAACACATAACCGAAATCGAACATGGCCGCGGCTTCGTATCTGTCCGAACAGAGCACTGGCCAGCTCCCGTCGCCTACACTAGCCAAACTTCTGACGCTGGACGCGACGTTGCGGCGCCAGATTTATTGTCGGGATCAACGATCATTCAAATTGCCGATTTGCCGCTGTTTGATGATCATAACGCTACCCGCCCAATTGTCGCTGTAGCGGCCTGCGGCACAGGAGATGGTTGGCGGAGGGCTTCGCTGGCGCTTCGTAATGGCGACCAACTTCAAGAACTTGGCTCGACCGCGCCGCAGGCGGTTATCGGGCAACTGCTTGCGCCATTGCCTTATCATCCAGCGACATGGATTGATCAAACAAATGCTGTCGAAATTCGGCTCGCGAACGAGCAAATGGATCTACCGCCCGGTACTGGTTCGCCGTTTGACCCCAGCGCACCAACATTGCTGATAGGACAAGAATTGGTTCGTTACGGCTTAGCAATATCTTTGGGCGGGCGGGACTATCGCTTGCGTCAATTGCTGCGGGGATTTCGTGCAACCGAACAAGCGATTGTGGACCACCTTGCAGCCGCTCATGCGACGTTACTCGACAAGGCAACTCTGCTGACGCCCGATCTTTTGTCTGCTCCCATCGGATCGACTTTATTTTTCGAGGCTTCCGGACGCGGGGATTCGCAGCCTGCAACGCAATCGTTGTTGGTCGAGGCAAGGGCGATTCGGCCACTTCCTCCGGTTCATATATCCGTCGAACGCCGCGACGATGGGGCACTGGTATTGCGCTGGATAAGACGAAGCAGATTTGACCCTGGGTGGCAGGATTTTGCGGATCAGCCTTTGGGCGAAGAGCGATTGGAATTTGATGTTACCATCAGCTACGGCGGGTCAACCCTGTACAGCGCAATCATTCAAGAAAACTCCGCAAATGTCCCGGCTTCAATCATTGAGGGATGGGGTTTGCCACCCGGTTCAAATGTCGATCTGCAGATCAGGCAATTCGGGCAATTCGCAATTTCGCAGCCTGCAACGCACAGTTTTCAGATCTGA
- a CDS encoding DUF3168 domain-containing protein — MSDALDVLQSALVTALEAHPVLAEALTGVFDGPPPRSAFPYVSISDGLTTNWSTKTASGREIRIGLTVWDDGESATRLHQLIGHVEDAVAALPRDLAGWRIASCVFLRSFVTRSPAAAWGGIVDYRIRMLSTA, encoded by the coding sequence ATGAGTGACGCTTTGGACGTCCTGCAATCGGCGTTGGTAACCGCACTGGAAGCGCATCCCGTTCTGGCAGAGGCGCTGACGGGTGTATTTGATGGTCCGCCGCCCCGATCTGCTTTTCCTTATGTTTCGATCAGCGACGGGCTTACAACCAACTGGAGCACCAAGACCGCTTCCGGGCGTGAGATTCGCATTGGCCTGACGGTTTGGGATGATGGCGAAAGCGCGACACGACTGCATCAGCTTATCGGGCATGTCGAGGACGCAGTGGCGGCTCTGCCGCGCGACCTTGCCGGGTGGCGGATCGCGAGTTGTGTATTTTTACGCTCGTTTGTCACGCGCAGTCCGGCAGCGGCCTGGGGGGGTATCGTCGATTACAGGATCAGGATGCTTTCGACAGCCTGA
- a CDS encoding phage tail tube protein: protein MPAEKGSAFLLKVGDGGLPPVYATVAGLRTTQLSINGDAVVITNKGSGAWRELLSGAGVRSVSVSGAGVFTGSAAETRIKSNALSGVLDDYELSFESGERMRGKFLVARLDYAGDFNGERSYTLALESSGEVVTL, encoded by the coding sequence ATGCCCGCAGAAAAGGGAAGTGCCTTCTTGTTGAAAGTTGGCGATGGCGGTTTGCCGCCGGTTTATGCGACCGTTGCCGGGCTGCGCACGACGCAGCTGAGCATCAATGGCGATGCCGTCGTTATAACCAACAAGGGGTCCGGTGCCTGGCGCGAATTGCTGTCGGGTGCGGGCGTGCGATCGGTTTCGGTTTCGGGCGCGGGCGTGTTTACCGGCTCCGCCGCCGAAACACGGATCAAGTCCAACGCGCTGTCTGGTGTGCTCGACGATTATGAGTTGAGCTTTGAAAGCGGCGAGCGGATGCGCGGAAAATTCCTCGTCGCGCGGCTCGACTATGCTGGTGATTTCAACGGTGAGCGCAGCTACACTCTGGCACTGGAAAGTTCCGGCGAAGTGGTAACGTTGTGA
- a CDS encoding OmpA family protein — translation MRKLAIGLALASTALATPSMARDGQWYVGVDGGAMVVEDLKADIGAAPIEGSLDTDTGYDFGAVVGYDFGGFRLEAETSYREADIAGFSSSVPGIPSTAGTALAGSGSYATAGDANALSFMVNGLLDFGDDDGLQGFVGGGVGVARVDVHNIFAAPAWLDDSDTGFAWQALAGIRAPLSDSWDVGLKYRFFNAPGVDLVDRLGRDVSTRFRSHSLMGSLVYNFGGEPEPVEVAPPPPPPVVAPPPPPPPPPPPPAPVCNSGPYIVFFDWDKSNLRPDAASTLDNAVAQYANCGNARVMLAGHADKSGAASYNVGLSQRRNATVRSYLESKGVPGGVIATEAFGETAPLVQTADGVREAQNRRVEVSYGPGSGM, via the coding sequence ATGCGTAAGTTAGCCATAGGTTTGGCACTCGCTTCCACTGCTCTGGCAACACCTTCAATGGCTCGTGACGGCCAGTGGTATGTTGGCGTAGACGGCGGTGCGATGGTCGTTGAAGATTTGAAAGCGGATATCGGCGCAGCGCCGATTGAAGGTTCGCTCGATACTGATACCGGATACGATTTCGGTGCTGTAGTCGGTTATGATTTTGGTGGTTTCCGTCTGGAAGCTGAAACTTCCTACCGTGAAGCTGATATTGCGGGTTTCTCGAGCAGCGTACCCGGGATTCCCAGCACTGCCGGTACGGCTCTGGCTGGAAGCGGTTCCTATGCCACTGCAGGTGACGCGAATGCGCTGAGCTTCATGGTCAATGGTTTGCTCGATTTCGGCGACGATGACGGCCTTCAGGGCTTTGTCGGTGGCGGCGTCGGTGTTGCGCGCGTTGATGTGCACAATATCTTTGCTGCTCCCGCATGGCTGGATGACTCCGACACTGGCTTTGCTTGGCAGGCACTCGCTGGCATCCGTGCTCCCTTGAGCGACAGCTGGGACGTTGGCCTGAAGTATCGTTTCTTCAACGCGCCGGGTGTCGATCTGGTTGATCGCCTTGGTCGTGACGTAAGCACGCGCTTCCGCTCACACTCGCTGATGGGCAGCCTGGTTTACAACTTTGGTGGTGAACCTGAGCCGGTGGAAGTAGCACCGCCGCCGCCGCCGCCGGTTGTGGCACCGCCGCCGCCGCCGCCACCCCCGCCCCCGCCGCCTGCACCGGTTTGCAACAGCGGTCCGTACATTGTGTTCTTCGACTGGGATAAGTCGAACCTGCGCCCGGATGCTGCGTCGACCCTCGACAACGCTGTGGCTCAGTATGCAAATTGCGGCAACGCACGCGTTATGCTTGCCGGTCACGCCGACAAGTCGGGTGCAGCAAGCTATAACGTTGGCCTGTCTCAGCGTCGTAACGCCACCGTTCGTTCGTATCTCGAATCGAAGGGTGTACCGGGCGGCGTGATCGCAACTGAAGCCTTTGGTGAAACAGCTCCGCTGGTTCAGACGGCTGATGGTGTTCGCGAAGCACAGAACCGTCGCGTTGAAGTGAGCTATGGTCCGGGTTCGGGCATGTAA
- a CDS encoding tail tape measure protein, whose protein sequence is MDEEIERLVVAVRADTQGFARDVATMRAELDGPFAAGLERSGRLLENSLMRAIQTGKFGFDDLRQVALSVLSEIAAAAIRTGLSSLTGSGGGQVGGGLGGFLATLGSTLVGALAGAPGRATGGPVSPGRAYRVGENGPEIFVPTSAGRIDASGRRSEDVVRLNLTVNVSDNSRMSAPEALQRSSRQVARAVRRAMLQAED, encoded by the coding sequence ATGGATGAAGAAATCGAAAGGCTGGTCGTCGCCGTCCGCGCCGATACGCAAGGCTTTGCTCGCGATGTGGCAACGATGCGCGCCGAACTGGACGGTCCGTTTGCGGCGGGACTCGAACGATCAGGCCGTCTGTTGGAGAATAGCCTGATGCGGGCCATTCAGACCGGCAAGTTCGGATTTGATGACCTGCGTCAGGTCGCACTTTCGGTGCTGTCTGAAATTGCAGCGGCTGCAATCCGCACTGGTCTTTCCAGCCTTACCGGCTCTGGCGGCGGGCAAGTGGGAGGAGGGCTCGGCGGATTCCTTGCAACTTTGGGCTCCACACTTGTCGGGGCATTGGCGGGTGCGCCTGGTCGGGCCACAGGAGGGCCCGTTTCTCCGGGAAGAGCCTACCGGGTGGGCGAAAACGGACCAGAAATCTTTGTGCCGACCAGTGCCGGGCGGATCGATGCATCTGGCCGACGTAGCGAGGATGTGGTTCGGCTAAACCTGACTGTCAACGTTTCGGACAACAGCCGGATGAGCGCACCAGAAGCGTTACAGCGTTCAAGCCGTCAGGTTGCGCGCGCTGTGCGCCGGGCCATGCTGCAGGCGGAGGATTAA
- a CDS encoding DUF2460 domain-containing protein, with protein MAYWLCDQRRRQHSSPVMRFDPRFWTLNFPRPMMASVVSSGAESLRVDTVFYRTDDLAGLIWDSEDHWDHPLLAYETNRDYRRLTLRFRWRSGGVMPLDAINGPTLTIEGRDAAGQPKSWFVRLWNYAAGTAEDALVTLPFSALQGGYILPDEADPVFAGDIDRMFISLVPPDYAQSGVDKPSATEGWVEISEIRCDGAGVMLDTGDVMLPEHDLKMATGYDDAYNQTPERLLRQIRALGYRGTINHYVGMSHYYRLEPLGGGHYASLSGGALNTPCRAWHLAFAERAKAMGYDLIFSLSYELFDANCWNNWKQRAENGDPALTGWSPPSTLLSPAHAGAMAYLQAVGRAFAYIQKLAGLPVKFQVGEPWWWIMPDGRICLYDAAALAEFGALAVSIPDIKGTKSVAQNAMLDKAGEILAASTAALVAAVKEEAGTSPFASHVLVYLPTVLDPLAPEAKRANVPLGWAAPAFDVLQLEDYDWVTSGNHGATKRATPMMATRLGYPIANQHYFSGFVLQPADRLQWREIEYAAGAARERGVAQVFVWALPQVARDGFTHFSIGDESEGEVISFEDVVFPIEIGRNAEVSAEFSTNIVTLMTGHERRNSDWADARLSYDVAPGVRSDNDLALLLDFFRARRGPAIGFRFTDPFDNSSNEMTDVPTATDQLLGLGNSVQTSFAIVKHYGSGTNLQTRLITRVRPETVLVAVDGAPVTNWHVTSTGKIEFETAPANGAQVTAGFRFDVPVRFAGDRIDINRATFGAGDMPSVLLVEVKESQ; from the coding sequence ATGGCCTATTGGCTATGCGACCAGCGCCGACGCCAACATAGCAGCCCAGTGATGCGTTTTGACCCGCGCTTCTGGACGCTGAACTTTCCGCGCCCGATGATGGCCTCTGTTGTGTCCAGCGGTGCTGAATCGCTGCGGGTCGACACGGTATTTTATCGGACCGATGATCTAGCCGGGTTGATATGGGACAGCGAGGATCATTGGGATCACCCGCTCCTCGCATATGAAACCAATCGGGACTACCGACGGCTGACTCTTCGGTTCCGCTGGCGATCAGGTGGCGTCATGCCGCTGGATGCGATCAACGGGCCGACGCTGACAATCGAAGGACGCGATGCCGCAGGCCAGCCAAAGAGCTGGTTTGTGCGCCTATGGAATTATGCAGCGGGCACGGCGGAAGATGCGTTAGTGACCCTGCCGTTCAGTGCGCTGCAGGGCGGCTACATCTTGCCAGACGAAGCGGATCCGGTGTTCGCCGGCGACATCGATCGCATGTTCATTTCACTCGTTCCGCCTGATTATGCACAGTCCGGAGTGGACAAGCCTTCGGCAACCGAGGGCTGGGTGGAAATATCCGAAATTCGCTGCGATGGTGCAGGGGTCATGCTCGATACCGGCGACGTGATGCTGCCCGAGCACGACCTGAAAATGGCGACGGGCTATGACGATGCCTACAACCAGACGCCCGAGAGATTGTTACGCCAGATTCGTGCCCTGGGCTATCGCGGGACAATCAACCATTATGTCGGCATGAGCCATTATTACCGGCTCGAACCGCTGGGTGGCGGCCATTATGCCAGCCTCTCGGGTGGTGCATTGAATACGCCCTGTCGAGCCTGGCATCTGGCTTTTGCCGAACGCGCCAAAGCGATGGGCTATGACCTGATCTTTTCATTGAGCTATGAACTGTTCGACGCAAATTGCTGGAATAACTGGAAACAGCGCGCGGAAAATGGCGATCCGGCGCTAACCGGCTGGTCGCCACCTTCGACATTATTGTCGCCTGCGCATGCTGGTGCGATGGCATATTTGCAGGCGGTGGGCAGGGCCTTTGCCTACATTCAGAAACTGGCCGGATTGCCCGTGAAATTCCAGGTCGGCGAACCCTGGTGGTGGATCATGCCCGATGGTCGCATTTGCCTGTATGACGCAGCAGCACTGGCTGAATTCGGAGCGCTTGCTGTGTCGATTCCCGACATAAAGGGTACAAAGTCGGTGGCGCAGAATGCGATGCTCGATAAAGCGGGCGAGATCCTCGCGGCATCAACCGCGGCTCTGGTTGCAGCGGTAAAGGAGGAGGCGGGGACGTCGCCTTTTGCTAGCCATGTGCTGGTATATCTGCCGACTGTACTTGATCCATTGGCACCCGAAGCCAAGCGGGCGAATGTACCGCTCGGTTGGGCTGCCCCAGCATTCGATGTGCTGCAGCTTGAAGATTATGACTGGGTGACCAGCGGCAATCACGGGGCGACAAAACGGGCGACGCCAATGATGGCCACCCGGCTGGGGTACCCGATTGCAAACCAGCATTATTTCTCTGGTTTTGTGCTGCAACCCGCAGATCGACTGCAATGGCGCGAGATCGAATATGCGGCGGGGGCAGCACGCGAACGGGGTGTAGCGCAGGTCTTTGTCTGGGCGCTGCCTCAGGTGGCGCGCGATGGTTTTACCCATTTCAGCATAGGCGATGAAAGCGAGGGCGAGGTGATATCCTTCGAAGACGTAGTTTTCCCCATTGAAATCGGCCGCAATGCCGAGGTTTCGGCAGAGTTTTCGACCAATATCGTGACTTTGATGACGGGTCATGAACGTCGCAACAGCGACTGGGCGGATGCGCGGCTGTCTTATGACGTCGCGCCGGGTGTACGGTCGGATAATGATCTGGCCCTGTTGCTAGATTTCTTTCGCGCGCGCCGGGGACCCGCAATAGGATTTCGCTTCACCGATCCGTTCGACAACAGCTCGAATGAAATGACGGATGTCCCAACTGCTACCGACCAGTTGCTTGGACTGGGCAATTCTGTGCAAACCAGCTTCGCAATAGTCAAACATTATGGATCGGGCACGAACCTGCAAACCCGGCTGATAACGCGTGTGCGGCCCGAGACAGTTCTTGTTGCAGTTGACGGTGCGCCGGTGACCAACTGGCATGTTACCAGTACAGGAAAAATTGAATTCGAAACTGCGCCAGCCAATGGTGCTCAAGTGACCGCTGGTTTTCGGTTTGACGTTCCTGTGCGCTTTGCGGGGGACCGGATTGATATCAATCGCGCAACATTCGGTGCAGGCGATATGCCCAGCGTCCTCCTGGTTGAGGTCAAGGAATCACAATGA
- a CDS encoding gene transfer agent family protein has protein sequence MSRSANPVRGEATLCLSEQVILLRPSFAALVAAEEELGPLFALVERAAAGQLRLSELVALFWHCRYDAPVDLNREAFAEALTACGLATTTPALKSLLGQILAGQ, from the coding sequence GTGAGCCGGTCTGCAAACCCAGTTCGCGGAGAAGCTACGCTCTGTCTGAGCGAACAGGTGATCCTATTGCGGCCAAGCTTTGCAGCATTGGTCGCCGCCGAAGAGGAGCTTGGTCCGCTATTCGCGCTGGTTGAACGGGCCGCAGCGGGGCAATTGCGGCTTTCCGAACTCGTCGCCCTGTTCTGGCATTGCAGGTACGATGCACCGGTAGATCTGAACCGCGAAGCTTTTGCAGAAGCGCTGACGGCCTGTGGTCTCGCCACCACGACACCCGCGCTCAAGTCGCTGCTCGGCCAGATACTGGCCGGCCAGTGA